From a single Eleginops maclovinus isolate JMC-PN-2008 ecotype Puerto Natales chromosome 20, JC_Emac_rtc_rv5, whole genome shotgun sequence genomic region:
- the gmppb gene encoding mannose-1-phosphate guanyltransferase beta, producing MKALILVGGYGTRLRPLTLSVPKPLVDFCNKPILLHQVEALVKAGVDHVILAVSYMSELLEREMRVQEERLGIHISLSHEKEPLGTAGPLALARELLNVDNEPFFVLNSDVICDFPFKDLLQFHCNHGKEGTIVVTRVEEPSKYGVVVFEADSGRIHRFVEKPQVFVSNKINAGIYIFNPSMLSRIQLRPTSIEKEIFPVMAEEGQLYTMELQGFWMDIGQPKDFLTGMCMYLQSVRQHAPERLRTGPGFLGNVLVDPTAQIGENCTIGPNVTIGAGVVVEDGVRIKRCTVMKGARVRSHSWLESCIVGWSSSVGQWVRMENVTVLGEDVIVNDELYLNGANVLPHKSINESVPEPRIIM from the exons ATGAAGGCTTTGATCCTGGTCGGAGGTTATGGAACGCGGCTGAGACCGCTCACCCTCAGTGTCCCCAAACCTCTGGTTGACTTCTGCAACAAACCCATCCTACTGCACCAGGTGGAGGCGCTGGtgaag gcggGGGTGGACCATGTGATTCTGGCGGTGAGCTACATGTCTGAGCTgctggagagagagatgagagtcCAGGAGGAGAGA cTTGGGATTCATATCTCTCTGTCTCATGAGAAGGAGCCTCTGGGCACAG ccGGCCCCCTGGCTTTGGCTCGAGAGCTTCTGAACGTCGACAACGAGCCGTTCTTCGTCCTGAACTCAGACGTCATCTGTGACTTTCCGTTCAAAGACCTGCTGCAGTTCCACTGCAACCACGGCAAAGAGGGAACCATCGTG gtAACACGAGTGGAGGAGCCCTCCAAATACGGTGTGGTGGTGTTTGAGGCGGACAGCGGCAGGATACATCGCTTTGTGGAGAAACCACAGGTCTTTGTCTCAAACAAGATCAACGCCGGCATCTACATCTTTAATCCCAGCATGCTCAGCAGGATCCAG ctaaGACCAACATCTATAGAGAAAGAGATATTTCCTGTCATGGCAGAGGAGGGGCAGCTGTACACGATGGAGCTACAAG gtTTCTGGATGGACATTGGTCAGCCTAAAGACTTCCTCACAGGGATGTGTATGTACCTTCAGTCAGTACGGCAACATGCTCCTGAGAGGCTCCGCACAGGGCCCGGTTTCCTTGGCAACGTTCTCGTG GACCCCACAGCGCAGATTGGGGAGAACTGCACTATCGGACCGAACGTCACCATCGGTGCaggggtggtggtggaggacGGTGTGAGGATAAAGCGCTGCACGGTGATGAAGGGAGCGCGAGTTCGATCGCACTCCTGGCTGGAGAGCTGCATCGTTGGGTGGAGCTCCTCTGTGGGCCAGTGG GTCCGTATGGAGAACGTGACTGTGCTGGGGGAGGATGTGATCGTCAACGACGAGCTTTACCTGAATGGTGCAAACGTGCTGCCTCACAAATCCATCAACGAGTCGGTCCCAGAGCCGCGGATCATCATGTAG